One genomic window of Arachis hypogaea cultivar Tifrunner chromosome 8, arahy.Tifrunner.gnm2.J5K5, whole genome shotgun sequence includes the following:
- the LOC140174889 gene encoding uncharacterized protein yields the protein MPLSNINSAQYQKFVWREIIAKFGISEIVVTDNGTQFTDLKFWKLLSGLEIRQIFASVEHPQANGQAEAANKVILNRLKKRLDEHLGSWADEVWSVLWSYRTIVQSTTKKYLSNSLMVKKQ from the coding sequence ATGCCCTTGTCTAATATCAATTCTGCTCAATACCAGAAGTTCGTTTGGAGAGAAATCATTGCAAAGTTTGGGATTTCTGAAATTGTAGTCACAGATAATGGGACTCAGTTCACGGATTTGAAATTTTGGAAACTATTGTCTGGTTTGGAAATTCGACAAATATTTGCCTCGGTTGAAcacccacaagcaaatggacaagccgaagctgctaaTAAAGTGATTTTAAATAGGTTAAAAAAGAGATTGGATGAGCATTTGGGTTCCTGGGCAGACGAGGTATGGTCAGTTTTGTGGTCATATCGAACTATAGTCCAATCTACCACCAAAAAATACCTTTCAAACTCACTTATGGTGAAGAAGCAGTAA